A genomic segment from Chitinophagaceae bacterium encodes:
- a CDS encoding YfhO family protein, producing the protein MYYLILIIGALSIGFLLKSFKEKQIGSGIIALALAAIGGIIGLGINASLIMPTYDYAKETMRGGVSQLTLSESDKASNKSKGGLDKDYALRWSAGKMETFTFMVPGLFGGSNGGNEHSVNAKFVEKLAAVGVPEENAVNMLNAYSYWGNMSSLNETTSGPVYLGAIICFLFIIGLFYLDNWLKWPLVAASLLGIVLAWGNSFMGFNAFMLDYLPFYNKFRAPSMAFVIPQICIPVLAVLTLDKILKEANYTEAFKKLKKGIIASIAALAIIAGFWLSADYSGKGDADIKTNFEHSFTQSASGQPVSPQMQQQAQSMAKDLMTALREDRKSETGSDLFRSIIFMVLAAGVLWFALKKKINITVAAITLTVLCLIDLMGVDTRYLNSTDFMDKEEVSNLFTPSAADEQIMKDPDHANFRVFNQSGNFTNESVTSYHHNSIGGYHPAKLGLYQDLIEHQISKGNVNVFNMLNTKYIITQGANGQPMAQVNPYAYGTCWLVKGIKWVKTPNEEMLALDSTNLRDTAVINESFKSSIPALPQVDSTASIKIISRENDAIKYEFNAATPQFAVFSEIYYNRGWDAFIDGKKTNYAKVNYVLRGIALPAGKHTIEFKFEPRAYYTGNTISFWCALLVYLLLAAGLFFLLKKSKGSQL; encoded by the coding sequence GTGTATTACCTTATCCTTATTATTGGCGCTTTAAGTATTGGGTTTTTACTAAAATCATTTAAAGAAAAACAAATTGGCAGCGGCATTATTGCCCTTGCATTAGCGGCAATTGGCGGCATTATTGGGCTGGGCATAAATGCATCGTTAATAATGCCCACCTACGATTATGCCAAAGAAACCATGCGTGGCGGCGTATCGCAGCTTACCCTTAGCGAAAGCGACAAAGCATCCAATAAATCCAAGGGCGGTTTAGATAAAGATTATGCATTACGCTGGAGTGCAGGAAAAATGGAAACCTTTACTTTTATGGTTCCGGGCCTTTTTGGCGGAAGCAATGGAGGTAACGAACATAGTGTAAATGCAAAATTTGTAGAAAAACTTGCAGCAGTAGGTGTACCCGAAGAAAATGCCGTGAACATGCTGAATGCCTACTCTTACTGGGGTAATATGAGCAGCTTAAATGAAACTACCAGCGGGCCGGTTTACCTTGGCGCCATCATTTGTTTTCTTTTTATTATTGGATTATTTTATCTCGATAACTGGCTAAAATGGCCATTGGTTGCCGCATCATTATTGGGAATTGTATTGGCCTGGGGAAACAGTTTTATGGGTTTTAATGCATTTATGCTGGATTACCTGCCTTTTTATAATAAATTCAGGGCGCCGAGTATGGCATTTGTAATTCCGCAAATTTGCATCCCTGTTTTGGCCGTTCTTACGCTGGATAAAATACTTAAAGAAGCAAATTATACCGAAGCATTTAAAAAATTAAAAAAAGGGATTATTGCTTCAATAGCCGCACTGGCAATTATTGCCGGCTTTTGGCTCTCGGCCGATTACTCCGGTAAAGGTGATGCAGATATTAAAACAAATTTTGAACACAGCTTTACCCAATCGGCTTCCGGCCAGCCCGTTTCCCCTCAAATGCAGCAACAGGCACAGTCAATGGCCAAAGACCTGATGACGGCATTAAGAGAAGACCGCAAAAGCGAAACCGGAAGCGACCTTTTTAGGTCAATTATTTTTATGGTACTTGCAGCAGGCGTTTTATGGTTTGCCTTAAAAAAGAAAATAAATATTACCGTAGCTGCTATAACCTTAACCGTACTTTGCTTAATAGATTTAATGGGTGTGGATACCCGTTATTTAAACAGCACCGATTTTATGGATAAAGAAGAAGTAAGTAATTTATTTACGCCTTCTGCAGCCGATGAACAAATTATGAAAGACCCCGACCATGCCAACTTTAGGGTATTTAACCAGTCGGGCAATTTTACTAACGAGTCCGTTACCTCCTACCACCACAATTCTATTGGCGGTTACCACCCTGCAAAACTGGGCCTTTACCAGGATTTAATAGAACACCAGATTAGCAAAGGCAATGTGAATGTATTTAATATGCTCAATACAAAATACATTATTACACAGGGCGCAAACGGGCAACCCATGGCCCAGGTAAATCCATACGCTTATGGTACTTGCTGGCTGGTAAAAGGTATTAAATGGGTTAAAACACCCAATGAAGAAATGCTGGCGCTGGATAGCACCAACCTTAGAGACACTGCTGTAATAAACGAAAGTTTTAAAAGCAGCATACCTGCATTGCCACAGGTAGATTCTACCGCATCTATAAAAATAATAAGCCGTGAAAATGATGCTATAAAATATGAATTCAATGCTGCTACGCCACAGTTTGCCGTATTTAGTGAAATATATTACAACCGTGGATGGGATGCGTTTATTGATGGCAAAAAAACCAACTACGCAAAAGTAAATTATGTGCTGCGGGGCATAGCTTTACCGGCGGGCAAGCATACTATTGAATTTAAATTTGAACCCAGGGCTTACTATACCGGCAATACCATTTCTTTCTGGTGCGCCCTATTGGTTTATTTACTTTTAGCTGCAGGATTATTTTTTCTTTTAAAAAAAAGTAAAGGCAGCCAATTGTAA
- a CDS encoding DinB family protein produces MPRPAKSSYPVYFDTYVNTVAENDLIEALNNQQPVITSFFSALPKDKHEFAYASGKWTIKEVLQHLIDCERIFTYRALCFARKEQQDLLSFEENNYAANSMANARNWQELCDEFNAVRRSTLLLFKGFTRQQLESSGSANNKQVSVLALGFIIAGHVNHHKKIIEERYLQS; encoded by the coding sequence ATGCCAAGGCCAGCTAAAAGTTCTTATCCCGTTTATTTTGATACTTATGTTAACACTGTAGCAGAAAATGATTTAATAGAGGCATTGAATAACCAACAACCTGTTATTACATCTTTTTTTTCTGCGCTGCCAAAAGATAAACATGAATTTGCTTATGCCAGCGGCAAATGGACCATAAAAGAAGTTTTGCAACACCTTATAGATTGTGAACGCATATTTACTTACCGGGCTTTATGCTTTGCCCGAAAAGAACAACAGGATTTACTTTCATTTGAAGAAAATAATTATGCGGCAAACAGTATGGCCAATGCAAGGAACTGGCAGGAACTGTGTGATGAATTTAATGCTGTAAGGAGAAGCACTTTATTATTGTTCAAAGGGTTTACCAGGCAACAGCTTGAAAGCAGTGGCAGCGCAAATAACAAACAAGTTTCGGTATTGGCTCTGGGTTTTATTATTGCCGGCCATGTAAATCATCATAAAAAAATAATTGAAGAAAGATATTTACAAAGTTAG
- a CDS encoding NAD-dependent epimerase/dehydratase family protein, with protein sequence MSLKNKKVLVTGGSGFVGSNLVKKLINELQANVTVLDDLFTGNKDFLAGLNCSFVQGTVEDADLVNGLVKEAEIVFHLAARNIIVSNANPREDLSVNVGGTFNVLEACKINGIERVVYSSTASVYGNPKTLPIPEDAPKEFLSFYSASKFSGEVYAQTFYEVFNVPVAVVRYSNVYGFNQLPQNPYCGVIGKFIDRSLKAEPVLIHGDGEQTRDYTFVSDAVEATVQAAINPRAIGQVYNIGTGVETSVKHLAETIIELSGGKSVIEYVDKRDIDNIRKRYLNIDKIRHELKFSPFTRIENGLKDTIDWYKKYANGK encoded by the coding sequence ATGAGTTTGAAAAATAAAAAAGTATTAGTTACAGGAGGTTCAGGTTTTGTAGGTTCAAACCTGGTTAAAAAATTGATTAACGAGCTTCAGGCAAATGTTACCGTATTGGACGACCTCTTTACGGGGAATAAAGATTTTTTAGCGGGCCTGAATTGTTCGTTTGTACAGGGAACAGTTGAAGATGCGGATTTGGTAAACGGTTTGGTGAAGGAAGCCGAAATTGTATTTCATCTAGCGGCAAGAAATATTATTGTATCCAATGCCAATCCACGGGAAGATTTGTCTGTAAATGTTGGCGGCACTTTTAATGTACTGGAAGCCTGTAAAATTAATGGCATAGAAAGAGTAGTATATTCATCCACTGCTTCGGTTTATGGCAACCCCAAAACACTTCCCATACCCGAAGATGCTCCAAAAGAATTTTTGAGCTTTTATTCGGCATCAAAATTTAGCGGTGAAGTGTATGCCCAAACCTTTTATGAAGTGTTTAATGTTCCTGTAGCCGTTGTAAGGTATTCTAATGTATATGGGTTTAACCAACTTCCCCAAAACCCTTATTGCGGCGTAATAGGTAAATTTATTGACAGAAGTTTAAAAGCTGAACCCGTTTTAATACATGGAGATGGTGAACAAACCAGGGATTATACTTTTGTTTCCGATGCAGTGGAAGCCACAGTTCAGGCGGCTATAAATCCCCGTGCAATTGGCCAGGTGTACAATATTGGTACAGGTGTGGAAACATCTGTAAAGCACCTTGCAGAAACAATTATAGAACTCAGTGGGGGAAAATCTGTTATTGAGTATGTGGACAAACGGGATATTGATAATATCCGAAAAAGATATTTAAATATTGACAAGATAAGGCATGAACTAAAATTCAGCCCTTTTACAAGGATAGAAAACGGGCTGAAGGATACAATAGACTGGTATAAAAAATATGCTAATGGTAAATGA
- a CDS encoding S8 family serine peptidase translates to MKQIRTPLLQGDSVIRKELGKEVYTCNDLKNYKTTNKAALQTRSMLMGLCGANKSDDLSNEMVLDDLNAQIRKGDEVNTAPPAYRGDIVKDNENDINDRFYGNNDLMASTPFHGSFCAGIIAAAHNNNDKLNGIADNVEIMAIRAVPNGDEHDKDIALAIKYAVDNGAKVINMSFGKSFSPQKKWVDDAIRYANSKGVLLVHAAGNDSKNIDTENNFPNPVYADNSGRAENYISVGASGDKKVRWAYRFL, encoded by the coding sequence ATGAAACAAATCCGCACGCCGCTTTTACAGGGCGATTCGGTAATTCGTAAAGAACTGGGCAAAGAAGTGTACACCTGCAACGATTTAAAAAATTATAAAACAACCAATAAAGCGGCTTTACAAACCAGGTCAATGCTCATGGGGCTTTGCGGCGCAAATAAAAGCGATGACTTAAGCAACGAAATGGTTTTAGATGACCTCAATGCACAAATACGAAAAGGAGATGAAGTAAATACTGCACCTCCTGCTTACCGTGGCGATATTGTAAAAGATAACGAAAACGATATTAACGACCGCTTTTATGGCAACAACGATTTAATGGCCAGCACGCCGTTTCACGGTAGCTTTTGCGCCGGCATTATTGCAGCAGCGCATAATAATAACGATAAATTAAACGGCATTGCCGATAATGTAGAAATAATGGCCATAAGGGCCGTACCCAATGGCGATGAGCACGATAAAGATATTGCCTTAGCCATAAAATATGCGGTAGATAACGGCGCCAAAGTAATTAATATGAGTTTTGGAAAAAGTTTTTCACCACAAAAAAAATGGGTAGATGATGCCATACGTTATGCCAACAGCAAAGGCGTATTGCTGGTACATGCAGCCGGAAACGACAGTAAAAATATTGATACCGAAAATAATTTTCCTAACCCTGTTTATGCCGATAATAGCGGCAGGGCCGAAAATTATATTTCCGTAGGCGCAAGCGGCGATAAAAAAGTCCGGTGGGCTTATCGCTTCCTTTAG
- a CDS encoding glycosyltransferase family 2 protein translates to MTVSIIVINFNTFEITCNCIRSVIDNAINFTYEIILVDNFSTECNPAMFKEKFPSVKLITNKSNSGFAEGNNLGISNASGTYILLLNSDTFLTENSIKKCLAVFNKNKDIAVLGCRMVYPNGEVQHSARRFRTINWEIFDLLKFALYLMPYPQRSKKMLGKYFRHDEDIECDWVNGAFFMFPKIILDNFPQKKLDNRFFMYGEDQLWCWQIKKEGYKIFFYSGTTIVHINSGSTKPGKILELKKIMMKNELIIVKERLGTSISYEIFKIIFLFKEYSRYAIKWVYWILFRRLLK, encoded by the coding sequence ATGACAGTTTCCATTATTGTTATTAACTTTAATACATTTGAAATCACATGCAATTGTATTCGCTCAGTGATTGATAATGCAATTAATTTTACTTACGAAATCATCCTTGTTGACAATTTTTCCACGGAGTGCAACCCTGCTATGTTTAAAGAAAAGTTCCCTTCAGTTAAATTAATAACAAATAAATCTAATTCAGGATTTGCAGAGGGTAACAACCTGGGAATTTCTAATGCATCGGGTACTTATATTTTGTTGCTCAATAGCGATACTTTTTTAACTGAAAACTCAATAAAAAAATGTTTGGCAGTATTTAATAAGAACAAAGATATTGCTGTATTGGGCTGCCGTATGGTTTACCCAAATGGTGAAGTGCAACACTCCGCAAGGCGTTTTCGAACTATAAATTGGGAAATTTTTGATTTGCTAAAATTCGCCCTTTACCTTATGCCTTATCCGCAACGGTCAAAAAAAATGCTGGGCAAATATTTCCGGCATGATGAAGATATAGAATGTGATTGGGTTAATGGTGCCTTTTTTATGTTCCCCAAAATAATTCTTGATAACTTTCCTCAAAAAAAATTAGATAACCGTTTTTTTATGTATGGAGAAGACCAACTTTGGTGTTGGCAAATAAAAAAAGAAGGATATAAAATATTTTTTTACTCAGGTACCACTATTGTGCATATAAATAGCGGAAGTACAAAACCTGGAAAAATATTGGAGTTAAAAAAGATAATGATGAAGAACGAATTGATTATAGTAAAAGAGAGGCTGGGAACGAGTATTTCTTATGAGATATTCAAAATTATTTTCCTTTTCAAAGAGTATTCCCGTTATGCTATTAAATGGGTTTACTGGATTCTTTTTCGTCGGCTTCTAAAATAA
- a CDS encoding glycosyltransferase family 2 protein, giving the protein MGKPFISICIPAYKRVDYLKRLLLSIRQQTYSNFEVIITDDSDDESVEKLIKECNIKQTVSYCRNSPALGTPANWNLALSKAKGEWIKIMHDDDWFSENESLEYFAKAALNHNDRFIFSGYINYYFTEEKKEIISPSYIRLSLIRRDPYSLLSQNIIGPPSVTLLKNDKHFYYDTNIKWLVDIDYYIQRLKQQKIFYIKKTLINVGIGDDQVTASCHLNPKIEIPEYLYFLEKTGVQHLKNILVYDTWWRLLRNFKINRLEDLEQYDQSKNTNFVNYILTDVIMIPKYFIRVGIFSKFFMLISYLKNRKYIR; this is encoded by the coding sequence ATGGGAAAACCATTTATATCAATTTGTATTCCTGCATATAAAAGAGTTGATTACCTCAAAAGGCTGCTATTGAGTATTAGGCAGCAAACTTATTCAAATTTTGAAGTAATTATTACTGATGATAGCGATGATGAAAGTGTAGAAAAATTAATTAAAGAATGTAATATAAAACAAACTGTAAGTTATTGTAGAAATTCGCCAGCGTTAGGAACACCAGCTAACTGGAATCTTGCCTTATCAAAAGCTAAGGGTGAATGGATTAAAATTATGCATGATGATGATTGGTTTTCAGAGAATGAGAGTTTAGAATATTTTGCAAAAGCAGCTTTGAATCATAATGATAGGTTTATTTTTTCTGGTTATATCAATTACTATTTTACTGAAGAAAAAAAGGAAATTATTAGTCCTTCATATATTAGGTTGAGTTTAATTCGAAGAGATCCCTATTCGCTTCTTTCACAAAATATTATTGGACCTCCAAGTGTTACTTTACTTAAAAATGATAAGCATTTTTATTATGATACCAACATTAAATGGCTTGTTGATATTGATTATTATATCCAAAGGCTAAAACAACAAAAAATTTTCTATATCAAAAAGACTTTGATAAATGTTGGGATAGGGGATGACCAGGTTACAGCAAGTTGTCATTTAAATCCAAAAATTGAAATACCAGAGTATCTTTATTTTCTTGAAAAAACAGGAGTGCAACATTTGAAAAATATTTTAGTATATGATACTTGGTGGCGACTTTTGAGAAATTTCAAGATCAATAGATTAGAAGACCTTGAGCAATATGATCAAAGTAAAAACACCAATTTTGTAAACTATATTCTTACTGATGTAATTATGATTCCTAAATATTTTATAAGAGTTGGCATATTTTCTAAATTTTTTATGCTCATTTCATACTTAAAGAACAGAAAGTATATTAGATGA
- a CDS encoding S8 family serine peptidase, whose protein sequence is MKKSGGLIASFSNYGKKRSGCVCSRCTNFSTTPFNNSYGKSQGTSFAAPIVTGIAALILEYYPSLSPLQVKAAIENSVAPIKEKVKNPETGEMVEMETLSRTGGVVNAYTAVKMLRKWRQLLTPNLNCPSQQ, encoded by the coding sequence ATAAAAAAGTCCGGTGGGCTTATCGCTTCCTTTAGCAATTATGGAAAAAAAAGAAGTGGATGTGTTTGCTCCCGGTGTACAAATTTTTCTACAACCCCTTTTAACAACAGCTATGGAAAATCGCAGGGTACCAGCTTTGCAGCACCAATTGTTACAGGTATTGCTGCATTAATACTGGAATACTACCCTTCACTATCGCCGTTGCAGGTAAAAGCCGCAATAGAAAATTCAGTAGCGCCCATTAAGGAAAAAGTAAAAAACCCCGAAACCGGCGAAATGGTGGAAATGGAAACCTTAAGCCGTACGGGTGGAGTGGTAAATGCTTATACGGCAGTAAAAATGCTTCGGAAATGGCGGCAACTCCTAACCCCCAATTTAAATTGCCCAAGTCAACAATAA
- a CDS encoding carboxy terminal-processing peptidase translates to MMSKKFLPVVLALTAISIFWGFSTRGGNSDGEDNPKARHAKILRNVGILLEEGHFRPHKIDDAFSKEVLTKFLKDLDGDKNYFSQADIDAFNKYGNKIDDEIHGSPLESFYAINDVYTKRVNEVSQLYEDYLAKPFTFTKDEDLERDADKLAYPKNIADRNDRWRKQLKLLVLEKYVLAQEEREKNKGKKDFVAKADSTLEREAREQVGKQFDRFFTTKKNRETLDANFSIFVNAITGAMDPHTDYMPPLDLRTFKEAMKGSFFGIGAQLKEDDGKIKIGTLVSGGPAWKSGELKENDEIIKVAQGAEEPVDVTGYSVTDAVKLIRGSAKGSEVRLTLKRADGTIKVVSLLRDDIKLEDTFARSAIINGPHKIGYIYFPEFYADFDKPNGARSAKDVAKEVEKLKNEKVEGIVLDLRGNGGGSLYDVVEIAGLFIDEGPVVQVKGRGDKSQVLKDKNKGVLYDGPLAVLVDETSASASEIFAAAIQDYKRGIIVGSTSTYGKGTVQRNIPLNPENEIQLFGSSAKEDLGTVKLTLQKFYRINGDATQLRGVIPDVILPDRYDFLKIREKDNPYSLKWDETGKADYAPWSSSSTDAYFIASANEEVNKSNTFGKIKANVQWLEKNLDKTFSLNINKYKQEKQKLVDINKQMDDLYKLPVPMKVINLPADTAEINSATDKADNNNKWIKAVSSDIFIDETVKIIGKMIEGGNMARKD, encoded by the coding sequence ATTATGAGTAAAAAATTCTTACCGGTTGTATTGGCGCTTACCGCCATAAGTATTTTTTGGGGTTTTAGCACCCGTGGGGGAAATAGCGATGGCGAAGATAACCCCAAAGCCCGCCATGCAAAAATTTTACGCAATGTAGGCATCCTGCTGGAAGAAGGCCATTTTAGGCCGCATAAAATTGATGATGCTTTTAGCAAAGAAGTGCTTACAAAATTTTTGAAAGACCTCGATGGCGATAAAAATTATTTTAGCCAGGCCGATATAGATGCCTTTAATAAATACGGCAATAAAATTGATGATGAAATACATGGTTCGCCGCTGGAATCTTTTTATGCAATAAACGATGTATATACCAAAAGGGTAAACGAAGTTTCGCAATTATATGAAGATTACCTGGCAAAGCCATTTACTTTTACTAAAGATGAAGACCTGGAAAGGGATGCCGATAAACTGGCCTATCCCAAAAACATTGCGGATAGAAACGACCGTTGGCGGAAACAACTTAAGCTACTTGTTTTAGAAAAATATGTTTTGGCACAGGAAGAGAGGGAGAAAAATAAAGGCAAAAAAGATTTTGTGGCAAAAGCAGACAGCACCCTCGAAAGGGAAGCCCGTGAACAGGTGGGCAAACAGTTCGACAGGTTTTTTACTACCAAAAAAAACAGGGAAACCCTGGATGCCAATTTCAGCATTTTTGTAAATGCCATTACCGGTGCCATGGATCCCCATACCGATTATATGCCGCCCTTAGACCTGAGGACATTTAAAGAAGCCATGAAGGGCAGCTTTTTCGGTATTGGCGCACAGTTAAAAGAAGACGATGGAAAAATTAAAATAGGCACCCTTGTAAGCGGCGGCCCTGCATGGAAGAGCGGCGAGCTTAAAGAAAACGATGAAATTATTAAAGTAGCGCAGGGTGCAGAAGAACCGGTGGATGTTACAGGCTATAGCGTTACCGATGCGGTAAAATTAATAAGAGGTTCTGCAAAAGGTTCAGAAGTAAGGCTCACCTTAAAAAGGGCAGATGGTACCATTAAAGTAGTATCCTTATTGAGAGATGATATTAAGCTGGAAGATACTTTTGCACGTTCTGCCATCATTAATGGCCCACATAAAATTGGCTATATTTATTTTCCGGAGTTTTATGCCGATTTTGATAAACCCAATGGAGCAAGGAGCGCAAAAGATGTAGCCAAAGAAGTAGAAAAATTAAAAAACGAAAAAGTAGAAGGCATTGTACTCGACCTTCGTGGAAATGGAGGCGGCTCCTTATATGACGTAGTAGAAATTGCCGGCTTGTTTATAGACGAAGGCCCGGTGGTGCAGGTAAAAGGCCGTGGCGATAAATCGCAGGTGCTTAAAGATAAAAATAAAGGCGTGCTTTACGATGGTCCATTAGCAGTGCTGGTAGATGAAACCAGCGCTTCGGCTTCGGAAATTTTTGCGGCAGCCATACAGGATTATAAAAGGGGAATTATTGTTGGCAGTACTTCTACTTATGGTAAAGGTACCGTGCAAAGAAATATCCCACTCAACCCCGAAAATGAAATACAATTATTTGGCAGCTCGGCCAAAGAAGACCTGGGTACGGTTAAACTTACCCTGCAAAAATTTTACCGTATTAATGGCGATGCCACACAATTGCGTGGTGTAATTCCAGATGTAATTTTGCCGGATAGGTACGATTTTTTAAAAATCAGGGAAAAAGATAACCCTTACTCTTTAAAATGGGATGAAACCGGCAAAGCCGATTATGCTCCCTGGAGCAGTAGCAGTACTGATGCTTATTTTATTGCCAGCGCAAATGAAGAAGTGAATAAAAGCAACACCTTTGGTAAAATAAAAGCCAATGTACAATGGCTTGAAAAGAACTTAGATAAAACTTTTTCACTCAACATTAATAAATACAAGCAGGAAAAACAAAAGCTTGTAGATATCAATAAGCAAATGGACGACTTGTATAAATTACCGGTTCCAATGAAAGTAATCAATTTACCTGCCGATACTGCTGAAATAAATAGTGCAACAGATAAAGCGGATAATAACAACAAATGGATAAAAGCCGTAAGTAGTGATATTTTTATTGACGAAACAGTAAAAATAATTGGTAAAATGATTGAAGGCGGAAATATGGCGAGGAAAGATTAA
- a CDS encoding glycosyltransferase family 4 protein, with amino-acid sequence MTNVLSIVSYPFLPAKMGGQKGIALFYKYFGQKVNLTCAGVKENNQQFAENYTLVKLFGKSGLRYINLFYFFPLRKIIKENKIEWLLLEHPYYGWLALLLKYFCKVKLIAKSHNIEALRFKSVGKWWWGILWHYERLVFKNADLAFFITEEDRRFAMDNYKLSYKKCFVITYGTERAAAPDEGAIKTARETIKQLYQLNDEKIFLFNGTLSYPPNLDAVKVITSIINETLLGSKTFKYKIIICGKGLPAAINNLEAYTGKNIIYAGFVEDIDVYFKAADVFLNPVIEGGGIKTKLVEALGQNLNVVTTQSGAIGVPQETTGNKMKIIKDGDWAAFAATLLTGFEPQQTSFAFFEHFYWGNIAGKAEVILEADEKESSKPI; translated from the coding sequence ATGACTAATGTACTAAGTATTGTTTCTTATCCTTTTCTGCCGGCAAAAATGGGCGGGCAAAAAGGTATTGCACTTTTTTATAAATATTTCGGGCAAAAAGTTAACCTTACCTGTGCAGGCGTAAAAGAAAACAACCAGCAGTTTGCAGAAAACTATACACTGGTAAAACTCTTTGGCAAAAGTGGGTTGCGCTATATCAATCTCTTCTATTTTTTCCCTTTACGAAAAATTATTAAAGAAAATAAAATAGAATGGCTTTTGCTGGAACACCCTTACTACGGCTGGCTGGCCTTACTGCTAAAATATTTTTGCAAAGTAAAGCTCATTGCCAAATCGCATAATATAGAAGCGCTGCGGTTTAAAAGCGTAGGCAAATGGTGGTGGGGAATTTTATGGCATTATGAAAGATTGGTTTTTAAAAATGCCGACCTTGCATTTTTTATTACCGAAGAAGACCGGCGCTTTGCTATGGACAATTACAAACTTTCGTACAAAAAATGTTTTGTAATAACTTATGGTACAGAAAGGGCTGCCGCTCCGGATGAGGGAGCAATTAAAACCGCAAGGGAAACAATAAAGCAATTATATCAACTTAATGACGAAAAGATTTTTCTTTTTAACGGCACCTTAAGCTACCCACCCAACCTGGATGCGGTAAAAGTAATTACCAGTATAATTAATGAAACATTACTGGGCAGTAAAACATTTAAGTATAAAATTATTATTTGTGGCAAGGGCCTTCCGGCAGCTATAAATAATTTGGAAGCATATACCGGTAAAAATATTATTTATGCCGGATTTGTAGAAGATATAGATGTGTACTTTAAAGCCGCCGATGTATTTTTAAACCCCGTAATTGAAGGTGGCGGCATAAAAACAAAACTGGTAGAAGCGCTGGGGCAGAACTTAAATGTGGTAACCACCCAAAGTGGCGCCATTGGTGTACCGCAGGAAACCACAGGCAATAAAATGAAAATAATAAAAGACGGTGACTGGGCTGCATTTGCAGCAACATTACTTACCGGTTTTGAGCCACAACAAACCAGCTTTGCATTTTTTGAACATTTTTACTGGGGAAATATAGCAGGAAAGGCGGAGGTTATTTTAGAAGCCGACGAAAAAGAATCCAGTAAACCCATTTAA
- a CDS encoding glycosyltransferase: MVNEPNPLISVCIINYNQGRFFADALNSYLSQNYNPLELIVIDDCSTDNSVEIINNLLKEKNVKANFIVNPVNCGICKNMNLAISLSKGKYFSVVASDDYFGPTRYEKLINASKQVDESYKLFYSNCNMVDVAGKLITTNFFNYCRPDLSIKEGDIFHELLKGNFIPSIALLIRKDVFNDVGLFDESLHLEDFDMWLRIANRYKIGYVEDDEVFYRQVNNSWLRILQKRGSNYYKDHFNVLYKHFSFLNHKEKKDVFLMLYNLFKAHIKRNRKIDWGLSKKIIIVFLKTIIY; the protein is encoded by the coding sequence ATGGTAAATGAGCCTAATCCATTAATTTCTGTTTGCATTATCAACTATAACCAGGGCCGTTTTTTTGCTGATGCATTAAATAGTTATTTGAGCCAAAACTATAACCCTTTAGAGTTGATAGTGATTGATGATTGTTCAACCGACAACTCAGTTGAAATAATTAATAACCTTCTAAAAGAAAAGAATGTAAAAGCGAATTTTATTGTTAATCCTGTAAATTGTGGGATCTGTAAAAATATGAATCTTGCAATTTCCTTAAGCAAAGGAAAATATTTTTCTGTAGTAGCTTCAGATGATTATTTTGGGCCAACAAGATATGAGAAACTAATCAACGCTTCAAAACAGGTTGACGAAAGCTACAAATTGTTTTACAGTAATTGTAATATGGTTGATGTGGCTGGAAAATTAATTACTACTAATTTTTTTAACTACTGCCGCCCCGATCTTTCAATAAAGGAGGGAGATATTTTTCATGAGTTATTAAAAGGAAATTTTATACCCTCTATAGCTTTACTTATTCGAAAAGATGTGTTTAATGATGTGGGACTTTTTGACGAATCCCTTCATCTTGAAGATTTTGATATGTGGCTTCGAATTGCAAACAGATACAAAATAGGCTATGTGGAAGATGATGAAGTCTTTTATCGACAAGTAAATAACTCATGGTTAAGAATTTTGCAAAAGCGAGGGTCAAATTATTATAAAGATCATTTTAATGTTTTGTATAAGCATTTCAGTTTCTTAAATCATAAGGAAAAGAAGGATGTATTTCTAATGCTTTACAATTTATTTAAGGCACATATTAAACGTAACCGTAAAATAGATTGGGGTTTATCAAAAAAAATAATAATTGTCTTTCTAAAAACTATTATTTATTAA